From Fusarium oxysporum f. sp. lycopersici 4287 chromosome 10, whole genome shotgun sequence, the proteins below share one genomic window:
- a CDS encoding elongation factor 3, which produces MPTENQQSIKVLDELFQKLTVSKESADIKESSNELASFINGRIGDQVVPENVIEGLKKQLANKKDAAAREKACVAIEAIASHSEVSASVEPYLVVLLPSVLAAVGDKITAVKNAAQSAVLAIAGGINANAVKAALPYVMESIRTAQKWPEKMAALDFVEALVKSSPAQLAYRVPELIPVISESMWDTKKEVKERAYKTMEQLCQLIVNKDIERFIPELIKCIAKPENVPETVHLLGATTFVTEVQEPTLALMVPLLDRGLAERDTAIKRKSAVIVDNMCKLVDDPNIVAPFLPKMMPGLQKNYENLADPEARDKTKQALDTLTRVGNIKDGVIPEARHDGAINVILPKVKAALSPKFANYVEKMGPVAEYIAAIAGQLVDEKETESMIWVDNLKAYVSVIAGIDNSESLVEAIRKTALPGAVAEAEAEEDEEEGEDLCNCTFSLAYGAKILLNQTHLRLKRGQRYGLCGPNGSGKSTLMRAINNEQVEGFPKQSEVKTVFVEHDLDSADTEMTTIDWTMKKLEEAGVTTTQADVEKQLNEFGFTEQMIKGEISALSGGWKMKLALCRAVFEAPDILLLDEPTNHLDVKNVKWLEEYLINSPCTSIIVSHDSGFLDNVCQHIVHYERFKLKRYKGNLAAFVARNPSAKSYYELGESEMEFTFPEPGFLEGVKTKAKAILRATNMSFQYPGTSKPQIQDISFQCSLGSRIAVIGPNGAGKSTLINVLTGELIPTQGEIYQHENIRIAYIKQHAFAHIDNHLDKTPSEYIQWRFQTGEDRETMDRANKVITEADEKAMDKIFRIEGSQRRVIGINSRRKFKNSYEYECSFALGENVGMKNERWTPMMSADNAWLPRNELLASHQKMVADVDMKEALASGQFRPLVRKEIESHCANFGLDAELVSHSRMRGLSGGQRVKTVLAACSWQRPHLIVLDEPTNYLDRDSLGALSKALKKFEGGVIIITHSAEFTKDLTEEVWAVMDGKMTPSGHNWVQGQGSGPRLKADDGDEEEKFDAMGNKIVTTKKKVKLSSSEARKKKKERMARRKRGEEVFSDEDDL; this is translated from the exons ATGCCTACCGAGAACCAGCAGTCGATCAAGGTCCTGGACGAGCTTTTCCAGAAGCTCACCGTGTCCAAGGAGTCCGCTGATATCAAGGAGTCCTCCAACGAGCTGGCTTCTTTCATCAACGGCCGCATCGGCGACCAGGTCGTCCCCGAAAA TGTCATCGAGGGcctgaagaagcagctcgccaacaagaaggaTGCCGCCGCTCGTGAGAAGGCTTGTGTCGCCATCGAGGCCATTGCTTCCCACTCCGAGGTCTCCGCTTCCGTCGAGCCCTACCTTGTTGTCCTCCTCCCCAGTGTCCTTGCCGCCGTCGGCGACAAGATCACCGCTGTCAAGAATGCTGCTCAGAGCGCCGTTCTCGCCATCGCTGGCGGCATCAACGCCAACGCTGTCAAGGCTGCTCTTCCTTACGTCATGGAGTCTATCCGAACCGCCCAGAAGTGGCctgagaagatggctgctCTCGACTTCGTCGAGGCTCTGGTCAAGAGCTCTCCTGCCCAGCTCGCCTACCGTGTCCCTGAGCTCATTCCCGTCATCTCCGAGTCCATGTGGGacaccaagaaggaggtcaaggagcGTGCTTACAAGACCATGGAGCAGCTTTGCCAGCTGATTGTCAACAAGGATATTGAGCGCTTCATTCCCGAGCTCATCAAGTGTATCGCCAAGCCTGAGAACGTCCCCGAGACCGTTCACTTGCTCGGTGCCACCACTTTCGTCACTGAGGTCCAGGAGCCTACTCTTGCCCTCATGGTTCCCCTTCTGGATCGTGGTCTGGCTGAGCGTGATACCGCTATCAAGCGAAAGTCCGCCGTCATTGTTGACAACATGTGCAAGCTTGTCGACGACCCCAACATCGTTGCTCCTTTCTTGCCCAAGATGATGCCAGGTCTCCAGAAGAACTACGAGAACTTGGCTGACCCCGAGGCTCGTGACAAGACCAAGCAGGCTCTTGACACCCTCACCCGTGTCGGTAACATCAAGGACGGTGTCATCCCCGAGGCTCGCCACGACGGTGCCATCAACGTCATCCTccccaaggtcaaggccgCCCTCTCCCCCAAGTTCGCCAACTACGTTGAGAAGATGGGCCCCGTTGCTGAATACATCGCTGCTATCGCTGGTCAGcttgttgacgagaaggAGACCGAGTCCATGATCTGGGTCGACAACCTCAAGGCCTATGTCTCTGTCATTGCTGGCATTGACAACTCTGAGTCCCTCGTCGAGGCCATCCGCAAGACTGCTCTCCCCGGTGCTGTCGCtgaggccgaggccgaggaggatgaggaggagggtgagGATCTTTGCAACTGTACCTTCTCTCTTGCCTACGGTGCCAAGATTCTTCTCAACCAGACTCACCTCCGTCTCAAGCGTGGTCAGCGTTACGGTCTTTGCGGTCCCAACGGTTCCGGAAAGTCCACTCTCATGCgcgccatcaacaacgagcAGGTTGAGGGTTTCCCTAAGCAGAGCGAGGTCAAGACCGTCTTCGTCGAGCACGACCTTGACTCCGCCGATACTGAGATGACCACCATTGACTGgaccatgaagaagcttgaggaggCTGGTGTCACCACCACCCAGGCTGATGTCGAGAAGCAGCTCAACGAGTTCGGCTTCACTGAGCAGATGATCAAGGGTGAGATCAGCGCCCTTTCTGGTGGttggaagatgaagctcgCTCTGTGCCGTGCCGTCTTCGAGGCTCCCGAtattctgcttcttgacgagcCTACCAACCATTTGGATGTGAAGAACGTTAAGTGGCTCGAGGAGTACCTCATCAACTCCCCTTGCACTTCCATCATCGTCTCTCACGACTCTGGCTTCCTCGACAACGTCTGCCAGCACATCGTCCACTACGAgcgcttcaagctcaagcgCTACAAGGGTAACCTGGCTGCCTTCGTCGCCCGCAACCCCTCTGCCAAGTCTTACTACGAGCTTGGTGAGTCCGAGATGGAGTTCACTTTCCCTGAGCCCGGTTTCCTCGAGGgtgtcaagaccaaggccaaggccatTCTCCGTGCCACCAACATGTCCTTCCAGTACCCTGGTACCTCCAAGCCTCAGATCCAGGACATCTCCTTCCAGTGCTCTCTGGGCTCCCGTATTGCCGTCATCGGTCCCAACGGTGCTGGCAAGTCTACTCTGATCAACGTGCTCACTGGTGAGCTCATCCCCACTCAGGGTGAGATCTACCAGCACGAGAACATCCGTATCGCCTACATTAAGCAGCACGCTTTCGCTCACATCGATAACCATCTCGACAAGACTCCTTCCGAGTACATCCAGTGGCGATTCCAGACTGGTGAGGATCGTGAGACCATGGACCGTGCCAACAAGGTCATCACCGAGGCCGATGAGAAGGCCATGGACAAGATCTTCCGCATTGAGGGCTCTCAGCGTCGTGTCATCGGCATCAACAGCCGAAGAAAGTTCAAGAACTCTTACGAGTACGAGTGTTCGTTCGCTCTTGGTGAGAACGTCGGCATGAAGAACGAGCGATGGACTCCCATGATGTCTGCTGACAACGCCTGGTTGCCCCGAAACGAGCTTCTGGCTTCTCACCAGAAGATGGTTGCTGATGTCGATATGAAGGAGGCTCTTGCCTCTGGTCAGTTCCGACCTCTGGTCCGAAAGGAGATTGAGTCTCACTGCGCCAACTTCGGTCTCGATGCTGAGCTTGTTTCTCACTCTCGCATGCGTGGTCTGTCTGGTGGTCAGCGTGTCAAGACTGTCCTTGCCGCTTGCTCTTGGCAGCGACCTCATCTTATCGTCCTTGACGAGCCTACCAACTATCTCGATCGTGACTCTCTCGGTGCCCTGTCCAAGGCCCTGAAGAAGTTCGAGGGTggtgtcatcatcattaCCCACTCTGCCGAGTTCACCAAGGACTTGACTGAGGAAGTCTGGGCTGTCATGGACGGCAAGATGACACCTTCCGGTCACAACTGGGTTCAGGGCCAGGGTTCTGGTCCTCGTCTCAAGGCTGacgatggtgatgaggaggagaagttCGATGCCATGGGTAACAAGATTGtcaccaccaagaagaaggtcaagctgaGCTCTTCTGAGGcacgaaagaagaagaaggagcgTATGGCCCGCCGAAAGCGTGGTGAGGAGGTGTTCAGTGACGAGGATGATCTGTAA